In Vespa velutina chromosome 14, iVesVel2.1, whole genome shotgun sequence, one DNA window encodes the following:
- the LOC124954195 gene encoding AT-rich interactive domain-containing protein 4B isoform X2, with translation MGDDPPYLSVGTEVSAKYKGAFCEAKIRKVVRSVKCRITYKQGLGTATVTDDQIRGTLRVGASVEARHSDKKEFVEATITKIQDCSQYTVVFDDGDITTLRRTALCLKSGRHFAESETLDQLPLTHPEHFGNPVIGGRRGRRSRQAQDESSDDEDSPPRGNRDSASNMGGKEGVETEPEIGRVVCVELGDKKKKDNWFPGLVVAPTAQDTVRIRVRDDYLVRSFKDARYYTVPKKEATEFTKELVNKVENSTLKVAVEKALLFLEKNELPPHWDRDSLFGNSVSSGNSDSDRELDSDSSDDEPREEKDHFVAQLYKFMDDRGTPINNCPMIGTEDIDLYRLFRAVYKLGGYNRVTNQNQWKSITRRLSFSMQNSPSTHNLVKQAYKKFLHSFEDFYRKLGCTMVNHPRGSTRKQRPGRSLIRDKDRNTPIPPPAPVPKNEKEEDEKKSQEDEKKDKKETKKEQLKEDESKLKKKDDLEEVGSGQESDINVEADPETSSSEKSPKISPQIASLPSRAKSKSKDDIKKKIVEKKKSEIKKQDKKDEKVKEEEAAKTRSKSKDDTVKNKASEARETRTPSRESERRALTKQRRLTDEELKRRGRKRKEYEVEKSRNDEQPAESAPCYKGPVELGDRLKVYYGPTHESKVTYEAKIIDMEKDGTEPMYLVHYTGWNTRYDEWIKPSRIAQNFTQAQGRVKRIKVTPRPQTPSTNISGNVNKSSKSNGNGAPNTSQNRRRAQSVVPVTSTTSTSSKEIKKEEKEKDKEITQPIRSTTPLSVTSTSSRTKSPATPANNRQTRTNKNVDLPGIEPRRRTRRTSGHTDISIPSETEDSETYESDTTEPDQAKTRSKGTEERKRRDVRNREDRIKTDDISEGEDDKDTVEEPRRGRRLRRTLGKVQGVKSEPDSDEEQPKGRDFDLNQIRSELKGFDKAVKLELVRVEPDPEDGIKTEEKENVSTLIPSKIEKNVEVIKTENIPDPKPIDNTEDIYEFKEPEPFEFEVRNKRDTNADKDKVKKRMFEEEPKSPKKKQKAVTSPITKDTKSDSDNDSRKKTRKLFSKRTDDSNDTISLNKPLQPTNITCEEAFDKLCVPPSSFNHNKPSPTLEEAGKVVNSIDLLFSDLPGDDDGTHDDSEDRLIISETEVSETEQENLFTYHQEMFTASDLTDTIDLDKETTNIQPEPIREDLTSVIVNKSGGALEQKQNAKSSPVSRQSPELRTLDAKLLNIQPILSPVVVTPAPISARLPATSTIEEKLSAAAMAFRNKTKETPKEDEVPESIRKLNKEVTKKVDASVLHKNKEDQVTSKHEIDNRKREEDTLVKEEEQRREVMRVVIKQKEEELQQLKLKKECELKKFTEIKIVTEQRKIQDSKDDDWKNEDNTGCSIIKEEDIKEEDSKEREKDKRKKVVNQEIVDSTDSSDSEQRLVIDNEEPQDIKDPISNFDTKLRVELDKFQDNQERYPKTQTPKPVQTLNPQQQECIPDFKSESISIAKTDEEGETINSLLCEEEIPGSPAPAIENIEEDNAGPSCSPPQAETNENNIVLMEMPFASAPTSGESTTSNTVATLSMALPKPVETSIPSALPIQQNPTLGLRQQVQHQHLPALMPAQRRESNDAAPVMDNTPPTTPDSSISNISGSPREERTGGSSPISEDNMKLNRDSSEADNDSAGKGQGFSEDDILPNSERNSADRALKPPIAKRSVEDAQSPKKRKRNRKHSECGSNPPKKTGRQSGRHTRHGAGSDSDDTSEGSNLCLVNPTSTNHTNINSVTDLNNYSSRSPRQVKYNFYVELGPELDGSQRIAVLQQKLAELRQTYNAVKVELAAIERRKKKLRRREREATKAAKAEMQQACS, from the exons ATG GGGGACGATCCGCCGTACCTGTCAGTAGGTACGGAGGTTAGTGCTAAGTACAAAGGTGCCTTCTGTGAAGCAAAGATTCGGAAGGTAGTAAGATCTGTGAAATGTCGAATAACTTATAAACAAGGACTAGGCACCGCTACAGTTACTGATGATCAGATAAGGGGGACTTTAAGAGTTGGTGCCTCGGTGGAAGCAAGACATAGTGATAAGAAAGAATTTGTAGAAGCTACCATTACCAAAATACAAGACTGCAGTCAATATACTGTAGTTTTTGATGATGGAGATATTACTACTTTAAGAAGAACTGCTCTTTGTTTAAAGAGTGGACGACATTTTGCAGAAAGTGAAACATTGGACCAACTTCCTTTAACACATCCTGAACATTTTGGAAATCCTGTTATAGgaggaaggagaggaagacGGTCAAGGCAAGCTCA AGATGAAAGTAGTGATGATGAAGATAGTCCTCCAAGAGGAAATCGTGATTCTGCTTCTAATATGGGAGGAAAGGAAGGTGTTGAAACAGAACCTGAAATTGGACGAGTTGTTTGTGTTGAATTGggagacaagaagaaaaaagataattggTTTCCAGGATTAGTAGTAGCTCCTACTGCTCAAGATACCGTACGAATTAGAGTAAGAGATGATTACTTGGTGCGTTCATTCAAAGATGCAAGATA CTATACAGTGCCGAAAAAGGAAGCAACTGAATTTACTAAGGAATTGGTCAATAAAGTTGAAAACAGTACATTGAAAGTCGCAGTTGAAAAAGCATTGTTATttctagaaaaaaatgaattgccACCACATTGGGATAGAGATTCTTTATTTGGGAATTCTGTTTCTAGCGGTAATAGTGATTCTGATAGAGAATTGGACTCCGAT agtTCAGATGATGAGCCACGTGAGGAAAAAGATCATTTTGTGGCAcaattgtataaatttatgGATGATAGAGGAACACCAATAAATAATTGTCCAATGATTGGCACTGAAGACATagatttatatagattatttcgAGCAGTTTACAAATTAGGCGGTTACAATCGTGTTACAAATCAAAATCAATGGAAATCGATAACACGTCGTTTAAGCTTTTCAATGCAAAATTCACCATCTACGCACAATTTGGTGAAACaagcatataaaaaatttttacattcttttGAAGATTTTTATAGAAAGTTAGGTTGTACTATGGTGAACCATCCAAGAGGTAGTACACGGAAACAACGTCCTGGCAGAAGTCTGattagagataaagatagaaatactCCTATTCCACCACCGGCTCCAGTAccaaagaatgagaaagaggaagatgagaaaaagtcacaagaagatgagaagaaagataaaaaagaaacaaaaaaggaacagttaaaagaagatgaatcaaagttaaagaaaaaagatgatttAGAAGAAGTTGGAAGTGGACAAGAAAGTGATATAAACGTTGAAGCAGATCCAGAAACTTCTAGTAGTGAGAAATCTCCAAAAATTTCTCCTCAAATTGCATCATTACCAAGTAGAGCTAAGTCAAAAAGTAAAgacgacataaaaaaaaaaattgtagaaaagaaaaaaagtgaaattaaaaaacaagacaaaaaagatgaaaaagttaaagaagaagaggctGCTAAAACAAGATCTAAATCCAAGGATGATACagtaaaaaataaagcttCTGAGGCAAGGGAGACACGAACCCCATCCAGAGAATCTGAAAGAAGAGCTTTGACAAAGCAAAGGCGTTTAACAGATGAGGAATTAAAACGACGTGGTAGGAAACGTAAAGAGTATGAAGTTGAAAAATCAAGGAATGATGAACAACCAGCAGAATCGGCACCTTGTTATAAAGGCCCGGTGGAATTAGGTGATAgattaaaagtttattatgGACCAACGCACGAATCTAAAGTTACATATGAAGCGAAGATTATTGATATGGAAAAAGATGGTACAGAACCAATGTATCTTGTACATTATACTGGGTGGAATACAAGATATGACGAGTGGATCAAGCCGTCGAGAATTGCTCAAAATTTTACTCAGGCTCAGGGTAGAGTAAAACGTATTAAAGTCACACCCCGTCCTCAAACGCCTAGTACAAATATTTCTGGTAATGTCAATAAATCTTCAAAAAGTAATGGTAATGGCGCTCCAAATACATCTCAAAATCGTCGTAGAGCACAAAGTGTGGTTCCTGTAACTAGTACTACATCTACATcctcaaaagaaataaaaaaagaagagaaagaaaaggacaaagaaataACACAGCCCATTAGGTCAACCACACCATTATCAGTAACAAGTACCAGTTCTAGAACAAAAAGTCCTGCAACACCAGCTAATAACAGACAAActagaacaaacaaaaacgtAGATCTTCCTGGAATAGAACCTCGTAGACGTACTAGAAGAACATCAGGTCATACAGACATATCAATTCCATCAGAAACTGAAGATAGTGAAACATATGAATCTGACACTACTGAACCAGATCAAGCAAAAACAAGATCAAAGGgaacagaagaaagaaaacgaagagatGTTAGAAATCGAGAAGATAGAATTAAAACTGATGATATTAGTGAAGGGGAGGATGATAAAGATACTGTAGAAGAACCTCGTAGAGGTCGTCGATTGAGAAGAACACTTGGTAAGGTACAAGGTGTTAAATCTGAACCTGATAGTGATGAAGAACAACCAAAAGGTAGAGATTTTGATCTGAATCAAATAAGATCTGAATTAAAAGGATTTGATAAAGCAGTTAAATTAGAATTAGTTCGAGTTGAACCAGATCCTGAAGATGGTattaaaacagaagaaaaggaaaatgtgtCTACTTTAATTCCTtcgaaaatagagaaaaatgtagaagtaataaaaacagaaaacatTCCAGATCCAAAACCTATAGATAATACTGAAGATATTTACGAATTTAAAGAACCGGAACCTTTTGAATTTGaagttagaaataaaagagatacaaatgcagataaagataaagtgaagaaaagaatgttCGAAGAAGAACCTAAAAGtccgaagaaaaaacaaaaagcagTTACAAGCCCAATAACCAAAGATACAAAATCTGATTCAGACAATGATTCTCGTAAGAAAACCAGAAAATTATTTAGTAAACGAACTGATGATTCTAACGATACAATATCCCTTAACAAACCATTACAACCAACAAATATAACATGTGAAGAAGCATTTGATAAACTTTGTGTACCTCCATCATCATTTAATCACAATAAGCCATCACCAACTTTGGAAGAAGCTGGAAAAGTAGTTAACAGTATAGATCTTTTGTTTAGTGATTTACcaggtgatgatgatggtacCCATGATGACTCTGAAGATCGTTTGATAATATCAGAAACAGAAGTTTCTGAAACTGaacaagaaaatttatttacttatcatCAAGAAATGTTTACAGCGTCTGATTTAACTGACACAATTGATTTAGATAAGGAAACAACCAATATTCAACCTGAACCAATAAGAGAAGATTTAACATCagttattgtaaataaatcagGAGGAGCTTTGGAACAGAAACAAAATGCAAAGTCTTCACCTGTATCTAGACAATCTCCAGAATTAAGAACACTCGATGCcaaacttttaaatattcagCCAATTTTATCACCAGTTGTAGTTACACCTGCTCCCATAAGTGCAAGACTTCCAGCCACATCTACAATAGAAGAAAAACTATCAGCTGCAGCAATGGcttttagaaataaaacaaaagaaactcCAAAAGAAGATGAAGTTCCTGAATCTATACGAAAACTTAATAAAGAAGTTACCAAAAAAGTAGATGCTAGTGTCTTGCATAAGAATAAGGAAGATCAGGTTACTTCCAAACATGAAATAGATAatagaaaacgagaagaagatactttagtgaaagaagaagagcaaAGAAGAGAAGTAATGCGTGTAGTTATtaagcaaaaagaagaagaacttcaacaattaaaattaaagaaggaaTGCGAACTAAAGAAATttacagaaataaaaattgttactgagcaaagaaaaatacaagataGTAAAGATGATGATTGGAAGAATGAAGATAATACAGGATGcagtataataaaagaagaagatattaagGAAGAAgattcaaaagaaagagaaaaagataagcgGAAGAAAGTTGTAAATCAAGAAATCGTAGATTCAACAGATAGTAGCGATTCTGAACAGAGACTTGTAATTGACAATGAAGAACCTCAAGATATAAAAGATCCTATATCAAACTTTGATACTAAATTGAGAGTAGAGCTAGATAAATTTCAAGATAACCAAGAACGATATCCAAAAACGCAAACACCAAAACCTGTACAAACTTTGAATCCTCAACAACAGGAATGTATTCCTGATTTTAAATCAGAATCAATATCTATTGCTAAGACAGATGAAGAAGGTGAAACAATTAATTCTTTACTTTGCGAAGAAGAAATTCCTGGCTCACCTGCTCCTGCTATTGAAAATATAGAGGAAGATAATGCAGGCCCTTCATGCTCACCTCCACAAGCTGaaactaatgaaaataatatagtttTAATGGAAATGCCTTTTGCAAGTGCTCCAACTTCTGGTGAAAGCACAACTAGTAATACCGTTGCTACTCTTAGTATGGCATTGCCAAAGCCTGTTGAAACATCAATTCCATCTGCATTACCAATACAGCAGAATCCTACGCTTGGCTTACGGCAACAAGTACAACATCAACATCTACCAGCTCTTATGCCTGCACAAAGAAGGGAAAGCAATGATGCAGCGCCTGTTATGGATAATACTCCTCCTACAACACCAGATTCAAGTATTTCGAACATCTCTGGATCTCCTAGGGAGGAAAGAACTGGTGGTTCCTCACCAATCTCTGAAGATAATATGAAATTGAATCGAGATAGTTCAGAAGCAGATAATGATAGTGCTGGCAAGGGACAAGGATTTAGTGAAGATGATATATTACCAAATTCAGAACGAAATTCAGCAGATAGAGCATTAAAACCTCCTATAGCAAAACGATCTGTGGAAGACGCTCAAAGtccgaagaaacgaaagagaaatagaaaacattCGGAATGTGGGAGTAATCCTCCTAAAAAAACTGGCAGACAAAGTGGCCGACATACTAGACATGGTGCTGGAAGTGATAGTGATGATACAAGCGAAGGATCTAATTTATGTTTAGTGAACCCAACATCTACAAATCACACAAATATTAATAGTGTCACAGATCTCAATAATTACTCATCAAGATCACCTAGACAGGTGAAATACAACTTCTATGTGGAATtag gtCCAGAATTGGATGGAAGCCAAAGGATAGCTGTATTGCAACAAAAATTAGCAGAACTACGCCAAACATATAATGCTGTAAAGGTTGAACTTGCTGCTATAGAAagacgtaaaaagaaattacgaagAAGAGAACGGGAAG cTACAAAGGCAGCTAAAGCGGAGATGCAACAGGCATGTTCGTGA